One window from the genome of Cryptomeria japonica chromosome 6, Sugi_1.0, whole genome shotgun sequence encodes:
- the LOC131041277 gene encoding geraniol 8-hydroxylase, translating into MAGQYGPLMTISLGMKTTVVISSSGMAKEFFKIHDQIFAGRVVLEAATALSHHKLSIVFSQYGSYWRKIRRIATTQFFSPNRLQALQHLRRGQMFQSIRFVFENREKCLNVSHLVSYLGLNMLSNTIFSKSLFDPSNPDSENFRDALRKTIETVGTPNLVDFFPCLRLLDPQSLKRKTAIHLRRVSKYLDSCINDRQTARSEGICSEKDTEKDFLDFLLDSSGDDLTLMDIRTVIFELFSAGSDTYGAAIEWAMAELINNPHVMKRAQEELKQVVGANRRVEESDLDQLPHLRAVVNKVLRLHPPLPFTIPHRADSSCEVAGYSIPKHTQVIANIWAIARDPANWKEHSKFMPERFFKW; encoded by the exons ATGGCTGGGCAATATGGACCACTCATGACAATTTCTCTGGGCATGAAAACTACTGTGGTGATTTCGTCTTCTGGTATGGCAAAGGAATTTTTCAAAATCCACGACCAAATCTTTGCAGGACGGGTGGTCCTCGAAGCAGCAACTGCACTTTCTCACCACAAATTATCGATAGTATTCAGTCAATACGGATCATACTGGCGGAAAATCAGACGCATTGCGACTACACAGTTCTTCAGTCCCAACAGACTGCAAGCTCTGCAACATCTCAGAAGAGGTCAAATGTTTCAAAGCATCCGATTTGTTTTCGAGAACAGAGAAAAGTGCTTGAATGTTTCGCATCTTGTTTCGTACTTGGGTCTGAATATGTTGAGCAACACGATCTTCAGTAAAAGCTTGTTTGATCCCAGCAATCCAGACTCAGAAAATTTCAGGGATGCTTTGAGGAAAACGATTGAGACTGTCGGAACACCCAACTTGGTGGACTTTTTTCCATGTCTTAGGTTACTGGATCCTCAGAGCTTGAAGCGTAAAACGGCCATCCATCTAAGGCGAGTAAGTAAATACTTAGATTCATGCATAAACGATCGACAGACGGCCAGGAGCGAAGGCATCTGTTCTGAGAAAGACACAGAAAAGGATTTTCTGGACTTTCTGCTTGATTCGAGTGGCGATGATTTAACGCTCATGGATATTCGAACTGTAATTTTT GAACTGTTTTCTGCTGGTAGTGACACCTATGGTGCAGCAATAGAATGGGCAATGGCGGAGCTCATTAACAATCCTCATGTCATGAAAAGAGCTCAAGAAGAATTGAAACAGGTTGTGGGTGCAAATAGAAGAGTGGAAGAATCTGACCTGGATCAACTGCCTCATCTCCGGGCAGTGGTGAATAAAGTGCTTCGCTTGCATCCACCTCTTCCTTTCACGATTCCTCACAGGGCCGATAGCTCCTGTGAAGTGGCTGGATATAGTATACCCAAGCACACTCAAGTGATTGCCAACATATGGGCTATTGCAAGGGATCCTGCAAACTGGAAAGAGCATTCAAAATTTATGCCAGAGAGGTTTTTTAAGTGGTGA
- the LOC131041270 gene encoding G-type lectin S-receptor-like serine/threonine-protein kinase At2g19130, which translates to MVYVGLMESTPPKEAFIHAVVCMASTQEMLLLGDCPSINGTTENFLQVSDKSLSDQEVVQYTQESTLQGCKTACLNNCSCMAFAFTDSNSAVCKLWFGDLLGMQATSSDSQPFFIRLAAYDLPPNSNKGRSSRVIVLSISILLGVAILSSLFIGAWLIHRRRRRLLQKNVKEYDTPTSLTTFTYKELKIASNNFAHKLGKGAFGFVYKATLPNNTLVAVKKLEGSAQAEKQFRAEISTIGNIHHVNLVRLRGFCVDESHRMLVYDYMQNGSLNSFLSGKTREADKVLDWNTRFQIALGTARGLLYPHEECKDRIIHCDIKLENILLDVDFSPKADQSLLAEISVEC; encoded by the coding sequence ATGGTATATGTGGGTCTTATGGAGTCTACTCCACCCAAGGAAGCATTCATTCATGCAGTTGTGTGCATGGCTTCCACCCAAGAAATGCTACTACTTGGAGACTGCCCCTCCATCAATGGCACCACAGAGAATTTCCTCCAAGTCAGTGATAAGTCCTTGTCTGATCAAGAAGTTGTTCAATATACCCAAGAGTCTACTCTACAAGGATGCAAAACTGCTTGTCTCAACAATTGTTCCTGCATGGCCTTTGCTTTCACTGATTCAAATTCTGCTGTTTGTAAATTGTGGTTTGGCGATTTGTTAGGCATGCAGGCTACTTCTTCTGACAGCCAGCCCTTCTTCATTCGATTGGCTGCTTATGATCTGCCACCCAATAGTAACAAAGGAAGAAGCAGCAGGGTAATTGTGCTCTCCATTTCAATTCTGTTGGGTGTTGCTATTTTGAGTAGTCTGTTCATTGGCGCATGGCTTATTCATCGCAGGCGTAGGAGACTGCTTCAGAAGAATGTCAAGGAGTACGACACTCCAACATCGCTCACAACATTCACCTACAAAGAGCTCAAAATTGCAAGTAATAATTTCGCCCATAAGCTTGGAAAGGGAGCATTTGGCTTTGTCTACAAAGCAACCCTGCCAAACAATACCCTTGTGGCAGTGAAAAAATTAGAGGGTTCTGCACAAGCAGAAAAGCAATTCCGTGCAGAAATAAGTACCATCGGAAACATACATCATGTGAATTTGGTGAGGCTCCGGGGATTCTGTGTAGATGAATCTCATAGAATGCTTGTTTATGACTACATGCAAAATGGGTCTCTCAACTCTTTCTTGTCCGGCAAGACCAGAGAAGCAGACAAGGTGTTGGATTGGAATACCAGATTTCAGATCGCTTTAGGCACTGCAAGAGGGTTACTCTATCCTCATGAAGAATGCAAAGATCGCATCATCCATTGCGATATCAAGCTAGAAAATATTCTTCTAGATGTTGATTTCTCTCCAAAAGCAGACCAAAGCTTGTTGGCAGAGATTTCAGTAGAGTGCTGA
- the LOC131041267 gene encoding cytochrome P450 76C2 produces MDNQQVYWFLLVSSVLFLFSVLQWTKNTKRLRLPPGPPGWPVVGNLFLLGKKPHESLFALSRQYGLLMTVSLGMKTTVVVSSAAMAKEVLKTHDHNFAGRTLIQAVKVLSYHKSSLIWSQYGTYWRKLRRISTLGFFSAKKLQASQIVRRDSVFQMVRLIFEENSVKRKSVPIGDTMYSMILNIIGNLMFSTELTNRNNPDTVEFTDALISWVKLCEKPNLADFFPWLGFLDLHGVGRQIGFHLKRAHKFLDLCISNRVARRSAELSDGKEEEKDFLDALLELRDQRENDLSLTEIRSIIFELLMAGSDTAAGSLEWAMAELIRNPHTMKKAQAELEEVVGRERRVEESDLEHLPYLRAVVKEVFRLHPVAPLLLPHRADSSCEIMGFVIPKDTQIWVNVWAIGRDPAVWKEASKFMPERFLEGEKSKIDFKGQDFELIPFGAGRRICVGLPLADKMVHLILASLIHSFDWNLPDGISVEEMDMDDVFSIVLKKHQELQAIPIPRLPHNIY; encoded by the exons ATGGATAACCAGCAAGTATATTGGTTTCTGCTTGTTAGCAGTGTTTTGTTCTTGTTCTCTGTATTGCAATGGACAAAAAACACAAAGAGGCTTCGTCTTCCACCTGGACCACCTGGTTGGCCTGTTGTAGGAAACCTCTTTCTGCTGGGCAAAAAGCCACACGAGTCACTATTTGCCCTGTCTAGGCAATACGGCCTCTTGATGACAGTTTCTCTTGGCATGAAAACAACAGTAGTAGTCTCCTCTGCTGCCATGGCAAAGGAGGTGCTCAAAACCCACGACCACAACTTTGCTGGGCGGACTCTCATACAGGCAGTAAAGGTGCTCTCTTACCACAAGTCCTCACTAATATGGAGCCAATATGGAACCTACTGGAGGAAACTCAGACGTATTTCAACTCTAGGGTTTTTCTCTGCGAAGAAACTCCAAGCTTCTCAAATTGTCAGAAGAGATTCGGTATTCCAAATGGTTCGATTGATCTTCGAGGAAAACAGTGTGAAGAGAAAGAGTGTACCCATTGGGGATACAATGTACAGCATGATTCTGAATATCATAGGTAATCTGATGTTCAGCACAGAGCTAACCAATCGCAATAATCCTGATACTGTAGAGTTCACCGACGCTCTTATATCATGGGTAAAGCTTTGCGAAAAACCCAATTTGGCCGATTTTTTCCCCTGGCTTGGGTTTCTGGATCTACATGGCGTGGGCCGTCAAATAGGATTCCATTTAAAGCGAGCCCATAAGTTTTTAGATCTGTGCATAAGCAATCGAGTGGCAAGGAGAAGCGCAGAATTGAGTgatggaaaagaggaagagaaggattTTCTAGACGCCTTGCTAGAGCTGAGAGATCAAAGAGAGAATGATCTCTCTCTTACGGAAATCAGATCAATAATTTTT GAGCTTTTGATGGCTGGTAGTGACACTGCTGCTGGATCACTAGAATGGGCAATGGCGGAACTCATTCGCAACCCACACACAATGAAAAAGGCCCAAGCAGAACTGGAAGAAGTTGTGGGTCGAGAGAGAAGAGTGGAAGAATCTGATTTAGAGCATCTGCCTTATCTCCGTGCAGTGGTGAAAGAAGTGTTTAGATTGCACCCAGTTGCGCCTCTTCTGCTCCCTCACAGAGCGGACAGCTCTTGTGAAATAATGGGATTTGTGATCCCCAAAGACACGCAGATTTGGGTGAACGTGTGGGCAATAGGAAGGGATCCTGCAGTGTGGAAGGAGGCCTCTAAGTTTATGCCAGAGAGATTTCTGGAGGGTGAAAAAAGTAAGATCGACTTTAAAGGCCAGGATTTTGAGCTCATACCATTTGGAGCAGGAAGAAGAATATGCGTGGGGCTTCCTCTGGCTGATAAAATGGTTCATTTGATTTTGGCTTCGCTGATCCATTCCTTCGATTGGAATCTTCCTGATGGAataagtgtggaggaaatggacaTGGACGACGTATTTAGTATTGTGTTGAAGAAGCATCAAGAGTTGCAGGCGATTCCCATCCCACGATTGCCACATAATATATATTAG